GCGGCGACTGACATGTCGCTGGCGCAATCCGCGCGTTTCTGGCAGCAGGAGCTGGGCTCGCTGCCTGCGTTGTTGTGCTCACGTCGGAGTGGGGTGCAGATGTCCGATGGGGCACGTTGCAGTGCGCGTATCGTGGCACCGCTGTCGCCCGAGCTGGTGGTTGGGTTGCGACGAGTGTGTGCAACCAGTGGGGTGACCGAATTCTCATTGTTTCTGGCGTTGCTCCATGCATATTTTGCCCGAATCGAAGGCCGCCACGACACGTTGTTTGGTATTCCAGTCCACAACCGGCGTAATGCACAGCAAAAGCAAGCGGTGAACATGGCGATGCAGGTTGGCCCATTGCTGGTTCGGGCCGAGCCAGAACAATCTGTGGTGTCGATTGCAGCCGATATCGCGCGTACTCTGCGTCGAAGCTATCGCCACATTGATTATCCGCTCAGTCGTCTTCATCGGGATTTGGGCGAGCAGATGATATCAAGGCCATTCCTGTTCGATGTCAATTTCAACTACCAGAAACTTGATTTTGATTTTTCGATATTGGGGCTTGATGCCGATACGCATTTCCTGCCGAATGGTCATGAACAGACACCATTGACCCTGACGGTCTGCGATTATGGTGCGGATCAGGGTGTGCAGATTCAGATCGATTATCACCAGCAATATTTCGATGCCGATTCAGTCGCTACATTGGCCAGTGTCTACTTGCAGCTGCTTGCCGAGACAGTGGCAGATCCAGTGCGCTCACTGGGTTCGCTGAATCTGGTTTCGGCAGAAATGGCGCAATGCTTGCAAGCCTGGAATGCCAATACGGCAGTGTACCCAGGGCAGTATTGTCTGCACGAACTGTTCGAACAGCAGGTGCGGAAGACGCCTGATGCGATAGCAGTATTGCATGCCGGCACATCGGTGAGCTATCGGGAGCTTGATCAGCGCGCGACTCGCCTTGCACATGCGCTTATCCAGCAGGGCGTGGGACCAGACAGGTTGGTGGCAGTCTGCCTGGCTCGCGGAGTCGATCTGCTGGTGGGTTTGTTGGCGGTGCTGAAATCTGGTGGTGCCTATGTACCGCTGGACCCACACCATCCGGCCGAGCGATTGGTCAATATGCTGGAGGATGCGAAGCCGACGTTGATCCTGACCCAGGCTGCCTTTGAGGATCATTTTGCTGGAACAGGCGTGCCGATACAGGTATTGGACGCCAATGACCTTGCAGTTGTACAGCACGCTGACGATGGGTTGCCGATGGTGTCGTGCAAGGTCGATTCCCGTCATCTTGCCTACGTCATTTTTACCTCCGGCTCAACGGGTAAGCCGAAAGGGGTCATGATCGAGCATCGCAGCGTGGCCAATCTGTTATCTGCGATGCAGCGTCTGTTGAACATGGATGCCAACCAACGGATGGTTGCGCTGACGACGATCTCCTTCGATATCGCCGGGCTGGAGTTGTTTCTGCCATTGATCAGCGGCGCAGCGGTTGTGGTCGCGGATCATGAAACCAGTAGTGATCCTGCGGCGTTGGCGCGGTTGATTACCGATACAGGGGCGAAGCTGGTGCAAGCGACGCCAGCCACCTGGAGCATGCTGCTGGACAATGGCTGGACTGGTGACCCCAAGCTGACATTGCTGTGTGGTGGGGAGGCTTTGTCCGCTCATTTGGCCACGCGTTTGCTGGCTGTTGCCGGTGCGGTATGGAATGTCTATGGGCCGACGGAAACCACGATTTGGTCGACTGCACATCAGGTGAGCGCGGCGTCGCTGATTGACGTTGCCCACGTGACCATTGGCCGCCCGCTTGCCAATACCAGCATTCATATCGTCGATAGTGCCGGGCAGCCGGTGCCGATCGGGGCTGTGGGGGAATTGCTGATTGGTGGTGATGGTGTGGCACGTGGCTATCTGAACCAACCTGACCTGACCGCTGCCCGTTTCATCGCTGATCCTTTCAGTCATGATGCTGATGCGCGGCTGTATCGCACCGGTGATTTGGGGCGGTGGCGTGCGGATGGCTCGATTGAGTTCCTGGGGCGAAATGACCATCAGGTGAAGTTGCGTGGCTTCCGCATTGAGTTGGGGGAGATCGAGGTGCAGCTGGCTGCCCATCCGGCACTGCAGGATGCGGTTGTGATTGCGTGGGAAGGCATGGCTGGCCCACAGCTTGCTGCCTATTATCGACTGCGGCCAGGGATGGATGAGCCGGGGGGGATGTCGCTACATCAACATCTGGCCAAGCGGTTACCAGCCTATATGTTGCCCAGTAGCTACATGCAATTGGACAGCTGGCCAATGACACCGAATGGCAAGCTTGATCGCAAGGCACTACCTGTGCCGAGCCAAGATATGGGCAGTCAGCTGCAGTATGAGGCGCCGCTTGGGGAGCGGGAGCAACAGATTGCAGCGGTTTGGGCCTCGTTGTTGCAGCAAGAGCGCATTGGCCGTCACGACAGTTTTTTCATGCTGGGTGGGCACTCATTGTTGGCTGTGCAGGCTGTATCACGGTTGAGACAAGTCCTTGCCCTGGATGTGACCTTGAAAAGCCTGTTC
The sequence above is drawn from the Chitinivorax sp. B genome and encodes:
- a CDS encoding non-ribosomal peptide synthetase encodes the protein MNTTPTHKYSLSVAQQEILFHQMRFPDSPMYNIGGYVEIRQEIDFEKMAAAFGSSILENCQLHVRIDLAGGDSVQQLPLENKHVAFQLIDMSDQLEADVAARQWLQICFTQAFSLEEGPLYRAGLIRLAPDRYWYYTVAHHIIIDGWGFTNWLKCVFGHYMGSSPAEIRAAGQSIREERAATDMSLAQSARFWQQELGSLPALLCSRRSGVQMSDGARCSARIVAPLSPELVVGLRRVCATSGVTEFSLFLALLHAYFARIEGRHDTLFGIPVHNRRNAQQKQAVNMAMQVGPLLVRAEPEQSVVSIAADIARTLRRSYRHIDYPLSRLHRDLGEQMISRPFLFDVNFNYQKLDFDFSILGLDADTHFLPNGHEQTPLTLTVCDYGADQGVQIQIDYHQQYFDADSVATLASVYLQLLAETVADPVRSLGSLNLVSAEMAQCLQAWNANTAVYPGQYCLHELFEQQVRKTPDAIAVLHAGTSVSYRELDQRATRLAHALIQQGVGPDRLVAVCLARGVDLLVGLLAVLKSGGAYVPLDPHHPAERLVNMLEDAKPTLILTQAAFEDHFAGTGVPIQVLDANDLAVVQHADDGLPMVSCKVDSRHLAYVIFTSGSTGKPKGVMIEHRSVANLLSAMQRLLNMDANQRMVALTTISFDIAGLELFLPLISGAAVVVADHETSSDPAALARLITDTGAKLVQATPATWSMLLDNGWTGDPKLTLLCGGEALSAHLATRLLAVAGAVWNVYGPTETTIWSTAHQVSAASLIDVAHVTIGRPLANTSIHIVDSAGQPVPIGAVGELLIGGDGVARGYLNQPDLTAARFIADPFSHDADARLYRTGDLGRWRADGSIEFLGRNDHQVKLRGFRIELGEIEVQLAAHPALQDAVVIAWEGMAGPQLAAYYRLRPGMDEPGGMSLHQHLAKRLPAYMLPSSYMQLDSWPMTPNGKLDRKALPVPSQDMGSQLQYEAPLGEREQQIAAVWASLLQQERIGRHDSFFMLGGHSLLAVQAVSRLRQVLALDVTLKSLFSSASLADFAANLSAVPAVVQSPVPRTSRDGVLPLSFAQQRLWFLDQLEGAGRAYLMAGGLRLQGQLDCAALQLALDELVARHESLRTRFTLVDGQPVQDILAEHSGFRLLHGDLQGHPEQTAEFQRIAALEAETAFDLEAGPLVRGQLLRLADDDHVLLVTMHHIVSDGWSMGVFIDELSRLYARHCHHDINVLPALAVQYADYAVWQRHWLQGEVLYQQATYWQQTLQGAPGLLELPTDRRRPDIQVYEGAAVELTLDRALTTRLKALSKRHQTTLYTTLLTGWAILLARLSGQADVVIGSPVANRHRAELEPLIGLFANTLALRVDTSGSPTVAELLARATTQVLDAQAHQDLPFDQVVELLNPPRNLSHTPLFQVMFSWQNTPASQPQLPGLMATLLKAPLTTAQFDLSLNLGEGDGVIVGELEYATSLFEQATIVSYLEHWQCLLAAMCDNELSTIDTLPLLSTRQWQQLSRFAGDAAIVEVTELLPARFGRLAAQYPDLPAVVDADQQLSYAELEAQSNRLAHYLLQQGVQAEQFVAFCVTRSILLPV